Proteins encoded by one window of Lathyrus oleraceus cultivar Zhongwan6 chromosome 1, CAAS_Psat_ZW6_1.0, whole genome shotgun sequence:
- the LOC127127130 gene encoding extensin-2 isoform X1 — protein MGPQMASITLTIALTIVSLTLPSEANNYIYSSPPPPKPYYYYSPPPPVHSPPPPYHYISPPPPPKKQYKYSSPPPPVYKYKSPPPPPYKYPSPPPPVYKYKSPPPPVYKYNSPPPPVYKYSSPPPPIYKYNSPPPPVYKYKSPPPPVYKYKSPPPPVYKYKSPPPPVYKYKSPPPPVYKYKSPPPPVYKYKSPPPPVYKYKSPPPPVKKPYKYSSPPPPVYKYNSPPPPVYKYKSPPPPIYKYKSPPPPVYKYKSPPPPVKKPYKYSSPPPPVYKYNSPPPPVYKYKSPPPPVYKYKSPPPPVYKYKSPPPPVKKPYKYTSPPPPVYKYNSPPPPVYKYKSPPPPIYKYKSPPPPVYKYNSPPPPVYKYKSPPPPVYKYNSPPPPVYKYKSPPPPVYKYNSPPPPVYKYNSPPPPVYKYKSPPPPVKKPYKYASPPPPVYKYNSPPPPVYKYKSPPPPVYKYKSPPPPVYKYNSPPPPVYKYKSPPPHIYKYNSPPPPVYKYKSPPPPVYKYNSPPPPVYKYNSPPPPVYKYKSPPPPVYKYKSPPPPIKKPYKYSSPPPPIYKYKSPPPPTYKYKSPPPPVYSPPLPHYIYSSPPPPAHSPPPPQYIYASPPPPYHY, from the coding sequence ATGGGCCCTCAAATGGCCTCTATTACTCTAACTATTGCATTGACAATAGTTTCCCTCACCTTGCCATCTGAAGCAAATAACTACATCTATTCATCTCCACCACCACCTAAACCTTACTACTACTACTCTCCACCACCACCAGTGCACTCACCTCCTCCACCTTACCATTATATctcaccaccaccaccaccaaaAAAGCAATATAAATACTCTTCTCCTCCACCACCGGTTTATAAATATAAATCTCCACCTCCACCTCCATATAAGTACCCATCACCACCACCTCCAGTTTACAAATACAAATCTCCACCACCGCCAGTTTATAAATACAATTCACCTCCTCCACCGGTGTATAAATACTCATCTCCTCCACCACCGATTTATAAGTATAATTCACCTCCTCCACCGGTGTATAAGTATAAATCTCCTCCACCACCAGTTTATAAGTATAAGTCACCTCCTCCACCAGTGTATAAGTATAAATCTCCTCCCCCACCAGTTTATAAGTATAAGTCACCTCCCCCACCAGTATACAAGTACAAATCTCCTCCACCACCAGTTTACAAGTACAAATCTCCTCCTCCACCAGTGTACAAGTATAAGTCACCACCACCTCCAGTTAAAAAACCATACAAGTACTCATCTCCCCCACCACCGGTTTATAAGTACAATTCACCTCCTCCACCAGTGTACAAGTATAAATCTCCTCCACCACCAATTTACAAATACAAATCTCCTCCTCCACCAGTATACAAGTATAAGTCACCACCACCTCCAGTTAAAAAACCATACAAGTACTCATCTCCCCCACCACCGGTTTATAAGTACAATTCACCTCCTCCACCAGTGTACAAGTATAAATCTCCTCCACCACCCGTTTACAAATACAAATCTCCTCCTCCACCAGTATACAAGTATAAGTCACCACCGCCTCCAGTTAAAAAACCATACAAATACACATCTCCACCACCGCCAGTTTACAAGTACAATTCCCCTCCTCCACCAGTGTACAAATATAAATCTCCTCCACCACCAATTTACAAGTATAAGTCACCTCCTCCACCAGTGTACAAGTATAATTCTCCTCCACCACCAGTTTACAAGTATAAGTCACCTCCTCCACCAGTGTACAAATATAACTCTCCTCCACCACCAGTTTACAAGTATAAGTCACCTCCTCCACCAGTCTATAAGTATAACTCTCCTCCACCACCAGTTTACAAGTATAATTCACCTCCTCCACCTGTGTATAAATACAAGTCACCACCACCTCCAGTTAAAAAACCATATAAGTACGCGTCTCCACCACCGCCAGTTTACAAGTACAATTCCCCTCCTCCACCAGTTTACAAATATAAATCTCCTCCACCACCAGTTTACAAGTATAAGTCACCTCCTCCACCAGTGTATAAATATAATTCTCCCCCACCACCGGTTTATAAATACAAGTCACCTCCTCCACACATTTACAAGTATAATTCTCCCCCACCACCAGTTTATAAGTATAAGTCACCTCCTCCGCCAGTTTACAAGTACAATTCACCTCCTCCACCAGTGTACAAGTATAATTCTCCTCCACCGCCAGTTTACAAATACAAATCACCTCCTCCCCCAGTGTACAAGTACAAGTCACCACCTCCTCCGATTAAAAAACCATACAAATATTCATCTCCACCACCACCAATATACAAGTATAAGTCACCTCCCCCACCGACTTACAAATATAAATCTCCTCCTCCACCTGTATATTCACCACCTTTACCACATTATATCTACTCTTCACCTCCTCCACCAGCTCATTCCCCTCCTCCACCACAATACATCTATGCATCACCTCCTCCTCCTTATCACTACTAG
- the LOC127127130 gene encoding extensin-2 isoform X4, whose translation MGPQMASITLTIALTIVSLTLPSEANNYIYSSPPPPKPYYYYSPPPPVHSPPPPYHYISPPPPPKKQYKYSSPPPPVYKYKSPPPPPYKYPSPPPPVYKYKSPPPPVYKYNSPPPPVYKYSSPPPPIYKYNSPPPPVYKYKSPPPPVYKYKSPPPPVYKYKSPPPPVYKYKSPPPPVYKYKSPPPPVYKYKSPPPPVYKYKSPPPPVKKPYKYSSPPPPVYKYNSPPPPVYKYKSPPPPIYKYKSPPPPVYKYKSPPPPVKKPYKYSSPPPPVYKYNSPPPPVYKYNSPPPPVYKYKSPPPPVYKYNSPPPPVYKYKSPPPPVYKYNSPPPPVYKYNSPPPPVYKYKSPPPPVKKPYKYASPPPPVYKYNSPPPPVYKYKSPPPPVYKYKSPPPPVYKYNSPPPPVYKYKSPPPHIYKYNSPPPPVYKYKSPPPPVYKYNSPPPPVYKYNSPPPPVYKYKSPPPPVYKYKSPPPPIKKPYKYSSPPPPIYKYKSPPPPTYKYKSPPPPVYSPPLPHYIYSSPPPPAHSPPPPQYIYASPPPPYHY comes from the exons ATGGGCCCTCAAATGGCCTCTATTACTCTAACTATTGCATTGACAATAGTTTCCCTCACCTTGCCATCTGAAGCAAATAACTACATCTATTCATCTCCACCACCACCTAAACCTTACTACTACTACTCTCCACCACCACCAGTGCACTCACCTCCTCCACCTTACCATTATATctcaccaccaccaccaccaaaAAAGCAATATAAATACTCTTCTCCTCCACCACCGGTTTATAAATATAAATCTCCACCTCCACCTCCATATAAGTACCCATCACCACCACCTCCAGTTTACAAATACAAATCTCCACCACCGCCAGTTTATAAATACAATTCACCTCCTCCACCGGTGTATAAATACTCATCTCCTCCACCACCGATTTATAAGTATAATTCACCTCCTCCACCGGTGTATAAGTATAAATCTCCTCCACCACCAGTTTATAAGTATAAGTCACCTCCTCCACCAGTGTATAAGTATAAATCTCCTCCCCCACCAGTTTATAAGTATAAGTCACCTCCCCCACCAGTATACAAGTACAAATCTCCTCCACCACCAGTTTACAAGTACAAATCTCCTCCTCCACCAGTGTACAAGTATAAGTCACCACCACCTCCAGTTAAAAAACCATACAAGTACTCATCTCCCCCACCACCGGTTTATAAGTACAATTCACCTCCTCCACCAGTGTACAAGTATAAATCTCCTCCACCACCAATTTACAAATACAAATCTCCTCCTCCACCAGTATACAAGTATAAGTCACCACCACCTCCAGTTAAAAAACCATACAAGTACTCATCTCCCCCACCACCGGTTTATAAGTACAATTCAC CTCCTCCACCAGTGTACAAGTATAATTCTCCTCCACCACCAGTTTACAAGTATAAGTCACCTCCTCCACCAGTGTACAAATATAACTCTCCTCCACCACCAGTTTACAAGTATAAGTCACCTCCTCCACCAGTCTATAAGTATAACTCTCCTCCACCACCAGTTTACAAGTATAATTCACCTCCTCCACCTGTGTATAAATACAAGTCACCACCACCTCCAGTTAAAAAACCATATAAGTACGCGTCTCCACCACCGCCAGTTTACAAGTACAATTCCCCTCCTCCACCAGTTTACAAATATAAATCTCCTCCACCACCAGTTTACAAGTATAAGTCACCTCCTCCACCAGTGTATAAATATAATTCTCCCCCACCACCGGTTTATAAATACAAGTCACCTCCTCCACACATTTACAAGTATAATTCTCCCCCACCACCAGTTTATAAGTATAAGTCACCTCCTCCGCCAGTTTACAAGTACAATTCACCTCCTCCACCAGTGTACAAGTATAATTCTCCTCCACCGCCAGTTTACAAATACAAATCACCTCCTCCCCCAGTGTACAAGTACAAGTCACCACCTCCTCCGATTAAAAAACCATACAAATATTCATCTCCACCACCACCAATATACAAGTATAAGTCACCTCCCCCACCGACTTACAAATATAAATCTCCTCCTCCACCTGTATATTCACCACCTTTACCACATTATATCTACTCTTCACCTCCTCCACCAGCTCATTCCCCTCCTCCACCACAATACATCTATGCATCACCTCCTCCTCCTTATCACTACTAG
- the LOC127127130 gene encoding extensin-2 isoform X5 — translation MGPQMASITLTIALTIVSLTLPSEANNYIYSSPPPPKPYYYYSPPPPVHSPPPPYHYISPPPPPKKQYKYSSPPPPVYKYKSPPPPPYKYPSPPPPVYKYKSPPPPVYKYNSPPPPVYKYSSPPPPIYKYNSPPPPVYKYKSPPPPVYKYKSPPPPVYKYKSPPPPVYKYKSPPPPVYKYKSPPPPVYKYKSPPPPVYKYKSPPPPVKKPYKYSSPPPPVYKYNSPPPPVYKYKSPPPPIYKYKSPPPPVYKYKSPPPPVKKPYKYSSPPPPVYKYNSPPPPVYKYNSPPPPVYKYKSPPPPVYKYNSPPPPVYKYNSPPPPVYKYKSPPPPVKKPYKYASPPPPVYKYNSPPPPVYKYKSPPPPVYKYKSPPPPVYKYNSPPPPVYKYKSPPPHIYKYNSPPPPVYKYKSPPPPVYKYNSPPPPVYKYNSPPPPVYKYKSPPPPVYKYKSPPPPIKKPYKYSSPPPPIYKYKSPPPPTYKYKSPPPPVYSPPLPHYIYSSPPPPAHSPPPPQYIYASPPPPYHY, via the exons ATGGGCCCTCAAATGGCCTCTATTACTCTAACTATTGCATTGACAATAGTTTCCCTCACCTTGCCATCTGAAGCAAATAACTACATCTATTCATCTCCACCACCACCTAAACCTTACTACTACTACTCTCCACCACCACCAGTGCACTCACCTCCTCCACCTTACCATTATATctcaccaccaccaccaccaaaAAAGCAATATAAATACTCTTCTCCTCCACCACCGGTTTATAAATATAAATCTCCACCTCCACCTCCATATAAGTACCCATCACCACCACCTCCAGTTTACAAATACAAATCTCCACCACCGCCAGTTTATAAATACAATTCACCTCCTCCACCGGTGTATAAATACTCATCTCCTCCACCACCGATTTATAAGTATAATTCACCTCCTCCACCGGTGTATAAGTATAAATCTCCTCCACCACCAGTTTATAAGTATAAGTCACCTCCTCCACCAGTGTATAAGTATAAATCTCCTCCCCCACCAGTTTATAAGTATAAGTCACCTCCCCCACCAGTATACAAGTACAAATCTCCTCCACCACCAGTTTACAAGTACAAATCTCCTCCTCCACCAGTGTACAAGTATAAGTCACCACCACCTCCAGTTAAAAAACCATACAAGTACTCATCTCCCCCACCACCGGTTTATAAGTACAATTCACCTCCTCCACCAGTGTACAAGTATAAATCTCCTCCACCACCAATTTACAAATACAAATCTCCTCCTCCACCAGTATACAAGTATAAGTCACCACCACCTCCAGTTAAAAAACCATACAAGTACTCATCTCCCCCACCACCGGTTTATAAGTACAATTCAC CTCCTCCACCAGTGTACAAATATAACTCTCCTCCACCACCAGTTTACAAGTATAAGTCACCTCCTCCACCAGTCTATAAGTATAACTCTCCTCCACCACCAGTTTACAAGTATAATTCACCTCCTCCACCTGTGTATAAATACAAGTCACCACCACCTCCAGTTAAAAAACCATATAAGTACGCGTCTCCACCACCGCCAGTTTACAAGTACAATTCCCCTCCTCCACCAGTTTACAAATATAAATCTCCTCCACCACCAGTTTACAAGTATAAGTCACCTCCTCCACCAGTGTATAAATATAATTCTCCCCCACCACCGGTTTATAAATACAAGTCACCTCCTCCACACATTTACAAGTATAATTCTCCCCCACCACCAGTTTATAAGTATAAGTCACCTCCTCCGCCAGTTTACAAGTACAATTCACCTCCTCCACCAGTGTACAAGTATAATTCTCCTCCACCGCCAGTTTACAAATACAAATCACCTCCTCCCCCAGTGTACAAGTACAAGTCACCACCTCCTCCGATTAAAAAACCATACAAATATTCATCTCCACCACCACCAATATACAAGTATAAGTCACCTCCCCCACCGACTTACAAATATAAATCTCCTCCTCCACCTGTATATTCACCACCTTTACCACATTATATCTACTCTTCACCTCCTCCACCAGCTCATTCCCCTCCTCCACCACAATACATCTATGCATCACCTCCTCCTCCTTATCACTACTAG
- the LOC127127130 gene encoding extensin-2 isoform X2 — translation MGPQMASITLTIALTIVSLTLPSEANNYIYSSPPPPKPYYYYSPPPPVHSPPPPYHYISPPPPPKKQYKYSSPPPPVYKYKSPPPPPYKYPSPPPPVYKYKSPPPPVYKYNSPPPPVYKYSSPPPPIYKYNSPPPPVYKYKSPPPPVYKYKSPPPPVYKYKSPPPPVYKYKSPPPPVYKYKSPPPPVYKYKSPPPPVYKYKSPPPPVKKPYKYSSPPPPVYKYNSPPPPVYKYKSPPPPIYKYKSPPPPVYKYKSPPPPVKKPYKYSSPPPPVYKYNSPPPPVYKYKSPPPPVYKYKSPPPPVYKYKSPPPPVKKPYKYTSPPPPVYKYNSPPPPVYKYKSPPPPIYKYKSPPPPVYKYNSPPPPVYKYNSPPPPVYKYKSPPPPVYKYNSPPPPVYKYNSPPPPVYKYKSPPPPVKKPYKYASPPPPVYKYNSPPPPVYKYKSPPPPVYKYKSPPPPVYKYNSPPPPVYKYKSPPPHIYKYNSPPPPVYKYKSPPPPVYKYNSPPPPVYKYNSPPPPVYKYKSPPPPVYKYKSPPPPIKKPYKYSSPPPPIYKYKSPPPPTYKYKSPPPPVYSPPLPHYIYSSPPPPAHSPPPPQYIYASPPPPYHY, via the exons ATGGGCCCTCAAATGGCCTCTATTACTCTAACTATTGCATTGACAATAGTTTCCCTCACCTTGCCATCTGAAGCAAATAACTACATCTATTCATCTCCACCACCACCTAAACCTTACTACTACTACTCTCCACCACCACCAGTGCACTCACCTCCTCCACCTTACCATTATATctcaccaccaccaccaccaaaAAAGCAATATAAATACTCTTCTCCTCCACCACCGGTTTATAAATATAAATCTCCACCTCCACCTCCATATAAGTACCCATCACCACCACCTCCAGTTTACAAATACAAATCTCCACCACCGCCAGTTTATAAATACAATTCACCTCCTCCACCGGTGTATAAATACTCATCTCCTCCACCACCGATTTATAAGTATAATTCACCTCCTCCACCGGTGTATAAGTATAAATCTCCTCCACCACCAGTTTATAAGTATAAGTCACCTCCTCCACCAGTGTATAAGTATAAATCTCCTCCCCCACCAGTTTATAAGTATAAGTCACCTCCCCCACCAGTATACAAGTACAAATCTCCTCCACCACCAGTTTACAAGTACAAATCTCCTCCTCCACCAGTGTACAAGTATAAGTCACCACCACCTCCAGTTAAAAAACCATACAAGTACTCATCTCCCCCACCACCGGTTTATAAGTACAATTCACCTCCTCCACCAGTGTACAAGTATAAATCTCCTCCACCACCAATTTACAAATACAAATCTCCTCCTCCACCAGTATACAAGTATAAGTCACCACCACCTCCAGTTAAAAAACCATACAAGTACTCATCTCCCCCACCACCGGTTTATAAGTACAATTCACCTCCTCCACCAGTGTACAAGTATAAATCTCCTCCACCACCCGTTTACAAATACAAATCTCCTCCTCCACCAGTATACAAGTATAAGTCACCACCGCCTCCAGTTAAAAAACCATACAAATACACATCTCCACCACCGCCAGTTTACAAGTACAATTCCCCTCCTCCACCAGTGTACAAATATAAATCTCCTCCACCACCAATTTACAAGTATAAGTCACCTCCTCCACCAGTGTACAAGTATAATTCTC CTCCTCCACCAGTGTACAAATATAACTCTCCTCCACCACCAGTTTACAAGTATAAGTCACCTCCTCCACCAGTCTATAAGTATAACTCTCCTCCACCACCAGTTTACAAGTATAATTCACCTCCTCCACCTGTGTATAAATACAAGTCACCACCACCTCCAGTTAAAAAACCATATAAGTACGCGTCTCCACCACCGCCAGTTTACAAGTACAATTCCCCTCCTCCACCAGTTTACAAATATAAATCTCCTCCACCACCAGTTTACAAGTATAAGTCACCTCCTCCACCAGTGTATAAATATAATTCTCCCCCACCACCGGTTTATAAATACAAGTCACCTCCTCCACACATTTACAAGTATAATTCTCCCCCACCACCAGTTTATAAGTATAAGTCACCTCCTCCGCCAGTTTACAAGTACAATTCACCTCCTCCACCAGTGTACAAGTATAATTCTCCTCCACCGCCAGTTTACAAATACAAATCACCTCCTCCCCCAGTGTACAAGTACAAGTCACCACCTCCTCCGATTAAAAAACCATACAAATATTCATCTCCACCACCACCAATATACAAGTATAAGTCACCTCCCCCACCGACTTACAAATATAAATCTCCTCCTCCACCTGTATATTCACCACCTTTACCACATTATATCTACTCTTCACCTCCTCCACCAGCTCATTCCCCTCCTCCACCACAATACATCTATGCATCACCTCCTCCTCCTTATCACTACTAG
- the LOC127127130 gene encoding extensin-2 isoform X3 has translation MGPQMASITLTIALTIVSLTLPSEANNYIYSSPPPPKPYYYYSPPPPVHSPPPPYHYISPPPPPKKQYKYSSPPPPVYKYKSPPPPPYKYPSPPPPVYKYKSPPPPVYKYNSPPPPVYKYSSPPPPIYKYNSPPPPVYKYKSPPPPVYKYKSPPPPVYKYKSPPPPVYKYKSPPPPVYKYKSPPPPVYKYKSPPPPVYKYKSPPPPVKKPYKYSSPPPPVYKYNSPPPPVYKYKSPPPPIYKYKSPPPPVYKYKSPPPPVKKPYKYSSPPPPVYKYNSPPPPVYKYKSPPPPVYKYKSPPPPVYKYKSPPPPVKKPYKYTSPPPPVYKYNSPPPPVYKYKSPPPPIYKYKSPPPPVYKYNSPPPPVYKYKSPPPPVYKYNSPPPPVYKYNSPPPPVYKYKSPPPPVKKPYKYASPPPPVYKYNSPPPPVYKYKSPPPPVYKYKSPPPPVYKYNSPPPPVYKYKSPPPHIYKYNSPPPPVYKYKSPPPPVYKYNSPPPPVYKYNSPPPPVYKYKSPPPPVYKYKSPPPPIKKPYKYSSPPPPIYKYKSPPPPTYKYKSPPPPVYSPPLPHYIYSSPPPPAHSPPPPQYIYASPPPPYHY, from the exons ATGGGCCCTCAAATGGCCTCTATTACTCTAACTATTGCATTGACAATAGTTTCCCTCACCTTGCCATCTGAAGCAAATAACTACATCTATTCATCTCCACCACCACCTAAACCTTACTACTACTACTCTCCACCACCACCAGTGCACTCACCTCCTCCACCTTACCATTATATctcaccaccaccaccaccaaaAAAGCAATATAAATACTCTTCTCCTCCACCACCGGTTTATAAATATAAATCTCCACCTCCACCTCCATATAAGTACCCATCACCACCACCTCCAGTTTACAAATACAAATCTCCACCACCGCCAGTTTATAAATACAATTCACCTCCTCCACCGGTGTATAAATACTCATCTCCTCCACCACCGATTTATAAGTATAATTCACCTCCTCCACCGGTGTATAAGTATAAATCTCCTCCACCACCAGTTTATAAGTATAAGTCACCTCCTCCACCAGTGTATAAGTATAAATCTCCTCCCCCACCAGTTTATAAGTATAAGTCACCTCCCCCACCAGTATACAAGTACAAATCTCCTCCACCACCAGTTTACAAGTACAAATCTCCTCCTCCACCAGTGTACAAGTATAAGTCACCACCACCTCCAGTTAAAAAACCATACAAGTACTCATCTCCCCCACCACCGGTTTATAAGTACAATTCACCTCCTCCACCAGTGTACAAGTATAAATCTCCTCCACCACCAATTTACAAATACAAATCTCCTCCTCCACCAGTATACAAGTATAAGTCACCACCACCTCCAGTTAAAAAACCATACAAGTACTCATCTCCCCCACCACCGGTTTATAAGTACAATTCACCTCCTCCACCAGTGTACAAGTATAAATCTCCTCCACCACCCGTTTACAAATACAAATCTCCTCCTCCACCAGTATACAAGTATAAGTCACCACCGCCTCCAGTTAAAAAACCATACAAATACACATCTCCACCACCGCCAGTTTACAAGTACAATTCCCCTCCTCCACCAGTGTACAAATATAAATCTCCTCCACCACCAATTTACAAGTATAAGTCAC CTCCTCCACCAGTGTACAAATATAACTCTCCTCCACCACCAGTTTACAAGTATAAGTCACCTCCTCCACCAGTCTATAAGTATAACTCTCCTCCACCACCAGTTTACAAGTATAATTCACCTCCTCCACCTGTGTATAAATACAAGTCACCACCACCTCCAGTTAAAAAACCATATAAGTACGCGTCTCCACCACCGCCAGTTTACAAGTACAATTCCCCTCCTCCACCAGTTTACAAATATAAATCTCCTCCACCACCAGTTTACAAGTATAAGTCACCTCCTCCACCAGTGTATAAATATAATTCTCCCCCACCACCGGTTTATAAATACAAGTCACCTCCTCCACACATTTACAAGTATAATTCTCCCCCACCACCAGTTTATAAGTATAAGTCACCTCCTCCGCCAGTTTACAAGTACAATTCACCTCCTCCACCAGTGTACAAGTATAATTCTCCTCCACCGCCAGTTTACAAATACAAATCACCTCCTCCCCCAGTGTACAAGTACAAGTCACCACCTCCTCCGATTAAAAAACCATACAAATATTCATCTCCACCACCACCAATATACAAGTATAAGTCACCTCCCCCACCGACTTACAAATATAAATCTCCTCCTCCACCTGTATATTCACCACCTTTACCACATTATATCTACTCTTCACCTCCTCCACCAGCTCATTCCCCTCCTCCACCACAATACATCTATGCATCACCTCCTCCTCCTTATCACTACTAG
- the LOC127127130 gene encoding extensin-2 isoform X6 yields the protein MGPQMASITLTIALTIVSLTLPSEANNYIYSSPPPPKPYYYYSPPPPVHSPPPPYHYISPPPPPKKQYKYSSPPPPVYKYKSPPPPPYKYPSPPPPVYKYKSPPPPVYKYNSPPPPVYKYSSPPPPIYKYNSPPPPVYKYKSPPPPVYKYKSPPPPVYKYKSPPPPVYKYKSPPPPVYKYKSPPPPVYKYKSPPPPVYKYKSPPPPVKKPYKYSSPPPPVYKYNSPPPPVYKYKSPPPPIYKYKSPPPPVYKYKSPPPPVKKPYKYSSPPPPVYKYNSPPPPVYKYKSPPPPVYKYKSPPPPVYKYKSPPPPVKKPYKYTSPPPPVYKYNSPPPPVYKYKSPPPPIYKYKSPPPPVYKYNSPPPPVYKYKSPPPHIYKYNSPPPPVYKYKSPPPPVYKYNSPPPPVYKYNSPPPPVYKYKSPPPPVYKYKSPPPPIKKPYKYSSPPPPIYKYKSPPPPTYKYKSPPPPVYSPPLPHYIYSSPPPPAHSPPPPQYIYASPPPPYHY from the exons ATGGGCCCTCAAATGGCCTCTATTACTCTAACTATTGCATTGACAATAGTTTCCCTCACCTTGCCATCTGAAGCAAATAACTACATCTATTCATCTCCACCACCACCTAAACCTTACTACTACTACTCTCCACCACCACCAGTGCACTCACCTCCTCCACCTTACCATTATATctcaccaccaccaccaccaaaAAAGCAATATAAATACTCTTCTCCTCCACCACCGGTTTATAAATATAAATCTCCACCTCCACCTCCATATAAGTACCCATCACCACCACCTCCAGTTTACAAATACAAATCTCCACCACCGCCAGTTTATAAATACAATTCACCTCCTCCACCGGTGTATAAATACTCATCTCCTCCACCACCGATTTATAAGTATAATTCACCTCCTCCACCGGTGTATAAGTATAAATCTCCTCCACCACCAGTTTATAAGTATAAGTCACCTCCTCCACCAGTGTATAAGTATAAATCTCCTCCCCCACCAGTTTATAAGTATAAGTCACCTCCCCCACCAGTATACAAGTACAAATCTCCTCCACCACCAGTTTACAAGTACAAATCTCCTCCTCCACCAGTGTACAAGTATAAGTCACCACCACCTCCAGTTAAAAAACCATACAAGTACTCATCTCCCCCACCACCGGTTTATAAGTACAATTCACCTCCTCCACCAGTGTACAAGTATAAATCTCCTCCACCACCAATTTACAAATACAAATCTCCTCCTCCACCAGTATACAAGTATAAGTCACCACCACCTCCAGTTAAAAAACCATACAAGTACTCATCTCCCCCACCACCGGTTTATAAGTACAATTCACCTCCTCCACCAGTGTACAAGTATAAATCTCCTCCACCACCCGTTTACAAATACAAATCTCCTCCTCCACCAGTATACAAGTATAAGTCACCACCGCCTCCAGTTAAAAAACCATACAAATACACATCTCCACCACCGCCAGTTTACAAGTACAATTCCCCTCCTCCACCAGTGTACAAATATAAATCTCCTCCACCACCAATTTACAAGTATAAGTCAC CTCCTCCACCAGTGTATAAATATAATTCTCCCCCACCACCGGTTTATAAATACAAGTCACCTCCTCCACACATTTACAAGTATAATTCTCCCCCACCACCAGTTTATAAGTATAAGTCACCTCCTCCGCCAGTTTACAAGTACAATTCACCTCCTCCACCAGTGTACAAGTATAATTCTCCTCCACCGCCAGTTTACAAATACAAATCACCTCCTCCCCCAGTGTACAAGTACAAGTCACCACCTCCTCCGATTAAAAAACCATACAAATATTCATCTCCACCACCACCAATATACAAGTATAAGTCACCTCCCCCACCGACTTACAAATATAAATCTCCTCCTCCACCTGTATATTCACCACCTTTACCACATTATATCTACTCTTCACCTCCTCCACCAGCTCATTCCCCTCCTCCACCACAATACATCTATGCATCACCTCCTCCTCCTTATCACTACTAG